The uncultured Methanolobus sp. sequence CTGATGATGATAGATATTTTTACTACTTAAATACAAAAGGAACATGGAGTTTAATTAGAAAAGATATTGTTGATACTATTGAAACAAGAACAATAGATTCAAATGAAGAAGAATGACAAGATAAGATAAGAAGAAAATGACTCTCAAACTGTGATCTTTTATTGCAACCTATCTAATGTGCTCCTAAAGAAACTGATGGCAAATGAAGGGATTTTTGTAATCAAGTATAGTACAACTGCCATTACAATTCCAGCAATGCAAGAAAGTAAAAGGAATGCATTCGATTGATATTCAAGTGGAATAAAACCTAAAATCCAAGCCATAATTTGAAGAACAAAAGCAAATGCTAATACAATGTATATAGCAATTTGAACACCATATAATTCAAAAATAAACTCCCACAGTGCACTTTTCATATTACCCATTATGTAAATAGTTAAATTTACTTCAATATCAAAGTATTCTATATGAACTATATATATTTGTTAGATTTTTTGATTTCTGTGCATAAAGTCAAGGCATAAATCCACTTTTTACCCAAAACCCACAATCCTTAAATACAAGTAGTCATCTTTAATCAATATTGTACAAATATATACACCATTGCGTTGAAAGGTGCTAACATGAAGGACTACATCAAGAAAGTAAGTGAAAAGCAGGACCTCACAATTACAGAAGCAGAGGACGCAATCACAAAGATATTCACAGAGGCCACAGACGCACAGATAGGCGGCCTCCTTATTGCTCTCAAAATGAAGGGAGAGACTCCGGATGAGATCGCAGGTTTTGCAACCGGTATGAAGAAAGCTGCAAACACAATTGCCCCGAAAGTTGAAGGTGCACTTGTGGATGTTGTAGGAACCGGCGGAGACAAACGCAACACCATCAATATCTCAACCGCCTCTGCAATCGTTACCGCAGCAACCGGTGTGGCTGTTGCAAAGCACGGTAACCGCTCCATAACTTCACTTTCCGGTAGTGCCGATGTCCTGCGTGAACTCGGGATAAAAGTGGACAAAGCACCTGAAGAAGTAACTCAGTCCATAGAAAAGAACGGAATCGGATTCATGTTCGCACCAATCTTCCATCCTGCAATGAAAAGGGTCGGACCCATAAGACAGGAAATGGGAGTCAGGACTGTTTTCAACATACTTGGACCACTTACCAACCCTGCAAATGCAAAAGTGCAGCTTGTAGGTGTATTTGACAAAAGTCTCTGCGAGCCTTTCGCCCAGGTAATGAAAAAGCTGGGAGTTGACAGGGCAATGGTAGTTCACGGTGATGGCATGGATGAGATATCCAATTTCTCAGAGACATACGTTGCTGAACTTAAAGACGGAAACATCACCACCTATAAACTCACTCCTGAAGAACTTGGAATCAACAGAGCAACTCCTGAGGATATTACAGGCGGCACACCTAAGGAGAATGCAATAGATATCATAAAAATATTGAAGGGAGAGAAAGGACCCAAGAGAGACATCATTGTAATGAACTCAGCCGCAGCTCTCTATATTGCCGGAAAAGCACCTTCTATCAAAGAAGCAGTTCCTATGGTTGAGGAAGTACTTGACAGCGGCAAGGCACTGGCCAAACTCATAGAATTCAGTGATGACGACAACATTCAGGGAGTCATAGATGAAGCATCTGCCCAGAGTTAAGATATGCGGAATGAAAACTGCTGAGGATATTGAACTGGCAGTAAGCTGCGGAGCCGATGCTGTAGGTTTCATCACAGAAGTTCCTGTGAACACTCCCAGAAAACTGGACGCACAAACTGCCGCAGAACTTGTCAGGAAAGTGCCTTTCTTTGTAGATTCCGTGCTTGTGATAATGCCATCAAGCGGACAGGAAGCACTGAAATTTATCGAAAAGGTCAGGCCGGATGTAGTTCAGCTCCATAACGATCTCAGCGCAGATGAAATAGCGATCATACGTAACAACACACACCAGAAGATAATCAGGACATTTGTAGTGCCGGTGGAATGCAGGGAACTACCATCTGAAATGATGTCAGAGATTGATTCCCTTTATGAGAGCGACCTGATAGACGGCATACTCCTTGACTCCGGCAAAGCAGGCGCAAGCGGTGGCACAGGACTTGTGCACGACTGGTCAGTAAGCAGAAAAGTAGTAGAGAATGCAGAAGCTCCGGCAATACTGGCCGGAGGGCTTAAACCAGACAATGTAAGAGATGCGGTTAACAAGGTAATGCCCTTTGCCGTGGATACCGCTTCCGGTGTGGAAACAGATGGAAAGAAAGACCCTGCAAAGGTATGCAGGTTTATAGAAGAAGCAAGGTGTATCAATGGTTGATTTTGATCTTAATAAAGAGGATTTCAAAACCCTCGTTGAAAATTCACAGAAGCCTGCCATAGTGCAGCTCATGACAAAAGTGGATAGCATTTGCAGCCCGTTGCAACTCTATGCAACCCTGCAAAATGCAGGACACTCCTATCTGCTTGAATCCGTAGAGAAGGAAAAAAGGCATGCAAGGTATTCATTTGTTGGCTACGAACCTGAGATGGTTGTGTCTATTAAAGACAGATACATTACCATCGAATGCCAGATGAACTCCGAGCTTACAAAGCACATCTACAACAAGCTCAAGGCAATGGGAGATGTGGAATCACTTATAGGTGGTAAGTTCAGAGTAAAAGTAAACGAAGATGATGATGCTCTTGCAGCTTTCAGGAAGATATATCCTACAAGCACCGGAACTCAGATGTTGAACCAAAAGCGCTTCGACAGGCAGACATTCCTTGGAGGAGCTATTGGTTACAACAGCTACGACCTTGTTTACGATTCATGGTTAGACCGGGACAAGAAGCCTGATGCTGATGTACCTGACATGCATTTCGCAATCATGTCAAAGACCTTTGTCTTCGACCACATAACAAACGAGACATACATAGTAATCACACCATTTGTAACTGAATCAAGTGATCTTGAAGATGTTTACGAACATGCTGTATCTGAAGCTCAACTCATGGAAAGGTCACTTCAGATGGCTTCAGTCATAAGTATCAGCGAGGACATTCCCGCAGCAGACACTGAAGAACCGGTTGCAAACATGGATCAGGCAGCCTATGAAGAAGCTGTGAAAATTGCAAAACAGCATATCATTGATGGAGATATTTTCCAGGGAGTTCCTTCCCGCAGGTACACTGTGAAAATGAAGCAGACGCCTCTGCAACTCTACATCAGGCTCAGGAACATCAATCCGAGCCCTTACATGTACATCTTCAACTTCAAGGACATAGGCATCGTAGGTGCAAGCCCTGAAACCCTGATGACTGTATTTGACAGGAAAGTAATCACAAACCCTATCGCAGGAACCTGTCCACGCGGTAATAATGACGAAGAGGACAAGGAACTTGCACAGGAGATGCTGGGCGACAGGAAAGAACGTGCAGAGCACATAATGCTTGTTGACCTTGGACGCAATGATGTAAGGATGGTCTCAAATGGCGGGACCGTAAAGGTTGATGACCTTATGAGCGTGGTGAAATATTCCCACCTCCAGCACATCGAAAGTACAGTCAGTGGAGAACTCAGGGATGAGTGCGACCAGTTCGATGCCACTCGTGCCATATTCCCTGCAGGAACACTTTCAGGTGCTCCAAAGATTAGGGCAATGGAGATTATAGATGACCTTGAACCAGAGTCAAGAGGAATCTATGGCGGAGGCGTCGGTTATTATTCATGGAATGGTGACGCAGACTTTGCAATTGTCATAAGGACAGTTCTTATCAAGAATAACACAGCTTACGTACAGGCAGGAGCCGGCATTGTTGCTGACTCAGACCCGACATACGAATACAACGAAACCGAAAGGAAAATGGCTGCAATGATAAAAGCCATAGGAGGAAAACAATGAAGGTATTGTTCATAAACAACAAGGATTCTTTTGTCTGGAATCTTGTGGACTATGTCTCCATATACGAACCTGATACCATGGTCGTTCCTAACACCATTTCCCTTGAAGAAGTAAAGGAGATTAACCCTGATGCAATCGTGATTTCCCCTGGTCCGGGAACACCTCACAAAGCAGAAGACATCGGGTCATGTCTTGATGTTATCAGGGAATTTGGTCCGAAAAAACCTGTACTTGGCGTTTGTCTTGGACACCAGGCAATTAACACTGCATTTGGAGGGACCATCGGACATGCAAAGAGTGGCCCGATTCATGGAAAGACATCTGAAATCAGTCATGAAGAATCTCCGCTTTTTGAAGGGCTTGAAAACAAGTTCAAGGGTGGAAGGTACCACTCGCTTGCCATTGAGAAACTGGCAGATGACCTCAAAGTCACTGCAAAGACAGATGACGACATAATCATGGCAGTTGAACACCAGGAATATCCAGTGTACGGTGTGCAGTTCCATCCGGAATCCATACTCACCGAGGAAGGACTTTGGATTGTCAAGAATTTCCTTAAAATTGCTGAACAGATGCAAAAGAACTAGTTAATTACTGTTGCAGAGATTTTTACTCTGTGACTCATTTTCAGATTGCTTAGAGAATTCTCTGCAATTATACCATACCTAAAAAAACAAAGGAGGAAGTATTCATTTGGGAAAATACGGCATTAATCCAAAAAGCAAACCATGGGAATCTTCCTGGAGAAAACGCTGGACTGGAGCTAGAAAGTCCGTTGACTTTGCAAGAAACGGAGATTACTGGAAGGAACCTTCCAGAATTCAGCCAAACTGAATTAGATCTGTTCCATCACAATAATTAAGCACTTTAAAGCTTATTCTTAACTATGCTTATCGGTATCACAGGAACACCAGGAACTGGAAAAACATCCATTACAAAACTGCTGGAAGAGGAAAGATTCTATCAGGTCATCCATCTCAATGAACTGATAAAGGAAGAAAAACTCTACTCAGAAGTGGATGCTGAAAGAGACTGTGTTGTTGCTGACATGGACCGGGTTTATGACAGGGTCCTTGAACTTCATGACAGGTCTTATCCCGTAACGATAGTTGATAGTCACCTATCCCACCACATTGCCGATATTGTTATTGTTCTGAGGACAGACCCCGCAATACTGAAAGTAAGACTTGAAAAAAGGAATTATTCCGAAGAGAAGGTAAAGGAGAACCTCGAAGCTGAGGCTCTTGATATAATCCTTGCAGAAGCTGTTGATTGGTGTGAGAAGGTATTTGAAATCGACACCACAGAGGAAAGTACAGAAAAAACTTCAAAGAATATCATGCGCATAATAAGGGAACTCAGGAACGGCTATACTGAAGAGCTTGAAGAAGAATTCAGGCCGGGTTCAGTCGACTGGTGTGATTATTCCTTCGACTGAATGGCACTTATCTTTGAACAAATAACTTGAATTATCCCGAAGGGTCCGGCGAAGCCGGCGTTTTCCCAGAAGAAGAAACAAAATATTATCCATTAATACTCTGAAATACTTTCTTTGCAGGACTTTTGCAGAATTATTTAGAACAACTGTAATAATTTTCAGTATGGCCTCGTCGAAATGCACCACCTTTGGAGGATGGTCATTTTGTTTTCAGCTTGCAGGTTGTTTTTTGTAAATTAAAAAGAGCAATGCCTGTATCACTAGTACCAATCGGAATTTTACGGAGCCGTTTTTTGTAAATTCTGTTTCAGATGCTCGGGGGCTATGGGCAGTTTCAGTGTAAAAGTACTGCCTTTACCATATTCACTCTCCACCTGAATCTCACCGTTGTGCATTTTTGCATATTCCCTGACAAGCATCAGGCCAAGTCCTACCCCACCGTGCTTACGACTTGCAGAACCGTCTGCCTGCACAAAAGGTTCGAATATCCGTTCCATATCTTTTTTCTCGATTCCGATTCCCGTATCTGAAACTGCAAAAAAAACGAATCCTCCTTTCTCCCTGACTGATATTGATATCTTGCCACCCTCAGGGGTGAATTTCAAAGAGTTTTCCACTATATTGTAAAGCATCTCTGTGACCTTATCAGCATCGGCTATGATCTCTACCAGAGATGGATCGACCATTGAATGTACGCAAATGTTCTTTTTGGCAAACAGTGAACTTGTCCTGTTAAGGACAATAGACACAACATATTCGGGACTGAAACTTTCATAACTAACATCCATCCTGCCGGATTCGATCATAGACAGATCCAGCATTTTATCTATAAGTTCAAGTAACCTGCTCCCACTCTTATTAATAATAGAAAGATAATCCTGCTGCGCATCATTCACTTTACCTGGTATTCCTTCCAGCAATACCTCCGAGAAACCTATAACAGAGCTCAGAGGGGTTTTCAGTTCGTGGCTGATGTTAGCCAGTAATTCATTCTTATACTGGTTCGCTTCTTCTGCGGCTATTCTTGCCTTTAACATCTGTTGTTCAGCAAGCTTTCTGCCTGTTATATCAATGCATGTACCAATAGCCCTGTGAGGAACTCCTTTCTTGTCTATATCAAATGGCTTTCCGTTACCTGTAACCCATATCCACGTCCCGTCACTTGAGCACATCCTGAAATCCATCTGGAATGTTTTTCTGTTCTGCAGACTCTCCATCAACCTGGAAATCACAAACATCCGATCATCAGGATGCAAAAGGGATTTCCATGTATCAAATGTCTCCGGCAGCTCACCCGGATGATAGTCAAACATCGAGTACCACCCCGGACTGAAATATGCACGGTCCGTATCCATATCCCAGTCCCAGAAGCCCTGGCCGGATACTGCCATGGCAAGCTGCAATCTTTCTTCACTTTCTTTTAGTGATCCTTCTGCTTTGTCTTTTGCCATTAAGGCTTCTTTTTTGTCAAGAGCTTCCCTTACTGAAAAAGGTAATCTTTTGATACGATCCTTGAGAACATAATCAGTCGCACCTTCTTTCATGCATTTTACTGCTGTTT is a genomic window containing:
- the trpD gene encoding anthranilate phosphoribosyltransferase → MKDYIKKVSEKQDLTITEAEDAITKIFTEATDAQIGGLLIALKMKGETPDEIAGFATGMKKAANTIAPKVEGALVDVVGTGGDKRNTINISTASAIVTAATGVAVAKHGNRSITSLSGSADVLRELGIKVDKAPEEVTQSIEKNGIGFMFAPIFHPAMKRVGPIRQEMGVRTVFNILGPLTNPANAKVQLVGVFDKSLCEPFAQVMKKLGVDRAMVVHGDGMDEISNFSETYVAELKDGNITTYKLTPEELGINRATPEDITGGTPKENAIDIIKILKGEKGPKRDIIVMNSAAALYIAGKAPSIKEAVPMVEEVLDSGKALAKLIEFSDDDNIQGVIDEASAQS
- a CDS encoding adenylate kinase family protein — translated: MLIGITGTPGTGKTSITKLLEEERFYQVIHLNELIKEEKLYSEVDAERDCVVADMDRVYDRVLELHDRSYPVTIVDSHLSHHIADIVIVLRTDPAILKVRLEKRNYSEEKVKENLEAEALDIILAEAVDWCEKVFEIDTTEESTEKTSKNIMRIIRELRNGYTEELEEEFRPGSVDWCDYSFD
- a CDS encoding ATP-binding protein, whose amino-acid sequence is MTSDSNLRILFVEDVPSDTELAERILHKDGLLFSSRRVETANEFLKELNEFKPDLIISDYSLPSFDGMQALKLLLEHDKSLPFIVFTGSLNEETAVKCMKEGATDYVLKDRIKRLPFSVREALDKKEALMAKDKAEGSLKESEERLQLAMAVSGQGFWDWDMDTDRAYFSPGWYSMFDYHPGELPETFDTWKSLLHPDDRMFVISRLMESLQNRKTFQMDFRMCSSDGTWIWVTGNGKPFDIDKKGVPHRAIGTCIDITGRKLAEQQMLKARIAAEEANQYKNELLANISHELKTPLSSVIGFSEVLLEGIPGKVNDAQQDYLSIINKSGSRLLELIDKMLDLSMIESGRMDVSYESFSPEYVVSIVLNRTSSLFAKKNICVHSMVDPSLVEIIADADKVTEMLYNIVENSLKFTPEGGKISISVREKGGFVFFAVSDTGIGIEKKDMERIFEPFVQADGSASRKHGGVGLGLMLVREYAKMHNGEIQVESEYGKGSTFTLKLPIAPEHLKQNLQKTAP
- a CDS encoding phosphoribosylanthranilate isomerase gives rise to the protein MKHLPRVKICGMKTAEDIELAVSCGADAVGFITEVPVNTPRKLDAQTAAELVRKVPFFVDSVLVIMPSSGQEALKFIEKVRPDVVQLHNDLSADEIAIIRNNTHQKIIRTFVVPVECRELPSEMMSEIDSLYESDLIDGILLDSGKAGASGGTGLVHDWSVSRKVVENAEAPAILAGGLKPDNVRDAVNKVMPFAVDTASGVETDGKKDPAKVCRFIEEARCING
- a CDS encoding aminodeoxychorismate/anthranilate synthase component II, whose protein sequence is MKVLFINNKDSFVWNLVDYVSIYEPDTMVVPNTISLEEVKEINPDAIVISPGPGTPHKAEDIGSCLDVIREFGPKKPVLGVCLGHQAINTAFGGTIGHAKSGPIHGKTSEISHEESPLFEGLENKFKGGRYHSLAIEKLADDLKVTAKTDDDIIMAVEHQEYPVYGVQFHPESILTEEGLWIVKNFLKIAEQMQKN
- the trpE gene encoding anthranilate synthase component I; the encoded protein is MVDFDLNKEDFKTLVENSQKPAIVQLMTKVDSICSPLQLYATLQNAGHSYLLESVEKEKRHARYSFVGYEPEMVVSIKDRYITIECQMNSELTKHIYNKLKAMGDVESLIGGKFRVKVNEDDDALAAFRKIYPTSTGTQMLNQKRFDRQTFLGGAIGYNSYDLVYDSWLDRDKKPDADVPDMHFAIMSKTFVFDHITNETYIVITPFVTESSDLEDVYEHAVSEAQLMERSLQMASVISISEDIPAADTEEPVANMDQAAYEEAVKIAKQHIIDGDIFQGVPSRRYTVKMKQTPLQLYIRLRNINPSPYMYIFNFKDIGIVGASPETLMTVFDRKVITNPIAGTCPRGNNDEEDKELAQEMLGDRKERAEHIMLVDLGRNDVRMVSNGGTVKVDDLMSVVKYSHLQHIESTVSGELRDECDQFDATRAIFPAGTLSGAPKIRAMEIIDDLEPESRGIYGGGVGYYSWNGDADFAIVIRTVLIKNNTAYVQAGAGIVADSDPTYEYNETERKMAAMIKAIGGKQ